The DNA segment TGCGTGCTGCTGGTCTTGGTCTGATCCGCTACGCTCGCGGCCGTCACGATGAACGTTCCCGCCATGGTCGCGGTGAACACCCCGTTCGCGTCGATGCTCCCCCCGCCGCTCACCGACCACTTCACCCCCGACTCCGCCGCCCCGCTCACCGTCGAAGTGAACCGCAACGTATCCCCCGCATTCACGGATGCATTGGCCGGCGATGGCGTGCTCACTCCGATTGGGCTGACATTGACCGTCGCGGAACCCGCCTTGCTCCCGTCCTGCGTACTGGTCGCAGTTACCGTGTAGATTCCTTCCACCAAAGGCCGTGGCTACTAGGCTTGAGTTAGTTGGAGCGGGAAGGGTCAGATGTCAAGCAAGGCACTCAGTAGCGAGAGATCAAAGCTGCCCATATTGATCCAGAAATGATCGGTGGGGAAAAATGCAATATATTCATATATTTTGGCAATATGGGCCGAATCCAGATGGAGATAAGTCCTTTTACTACAACAACCGCTCCCAAATAGAGAATAAAGGACCTTTCATTTTTGAATAAGAGTCCGCCAATCAACAAAATCGCAAGCCACCCCAGCGTATCAATCAAAATAATAGCGAAAAACTTCCCCCATTTTAGATGTTGTGGGCTTGCTCGGCATTGCTTTATGAACAAAAAATACATCACAAACAAAGCAAGCCCGTATAATTGAAGCAAAATAAATAGGGTCTCGCTGTTCATTGCTTTTCCTTTTTGACATCAACGATGGTTAATCCGACTTTGAGCCCTGCAAAGATCTTTACTGTAGCTAATGTGAATCCTCCCTGGTCTCGACTCACAACCTTTGCTTCTGCCCCGACACTAACCTGTCCACCAATTTCACCACTCAACAAGATGACTTTATAGTCCCCCACGCTCGAGATCACCGCCTTCACCATCACCTGCGTGCTGCCGGTCTTCGTTTGATCCGCCACGCTCGCGGCCGTCACCGTGAACGTTCCCGCCATGGTCGCGGCGAACAGCCTGTTCGCGTCGATGCTTCCCCCGCCGCTCACCGACCACTTCATGTTCTCGCCTCAGCCCCACAAAACAAAGCCCACCATCACGGCGGGCTTGCAGGCTGGCTACTGGAGTTGTTCAGGCAAGGGATAACCTGATTTGCAAATCCTGTTCAGTTATACAAACTCAATTCCGACCACCACACCATCTACGTTTAGATCAAGCGCAATCTCAACACCTGATGCCGTAGGGAAGACCTCCGTTCGGTCCACAACATTCTGTGTATCTGAAAATGTGAGATAGAGGGATCCCTCCACATTGCCTGCCGCGCGATCTCGGTTTGCAAGTTTCAATAGATCATTAATATTTATCTTCATCTTATTTCCTCACGAATCTTTCGGTTCCGTCTGCCAATTTGACTGCATCGTTGAATTTTGACCTGACCATGGTGGTTACAACATTCCCACCGGCTTGCTTACTTGTTGCGACTTGTAGAACCTTACCATTCGCTGTTTGCACCACATGCGTAAAGGTATTGTTCAGCTTATCGAAATAGGTGGTCCCCTTCTCAACCGCCGTAGTTACTGCCTCCTGAGAAACACCTCTTTCAGCCATTCTCTCAAGAGCATGAGCACTAAAGCTAAGGGGTGATTGTGGATTCTCCACTTGTTGGGCGACAGCCTGAACTTCCTGCTGGACCACTGGAGCAGCTTGCGACCCCTTTGAGAACAGGTCTTTGGCTCCCTGCCAGGCGGCTGCCCCAGTTGAAGTCAACCATCCGAGGGCAGCACGCCCACCTCCCGCTATGGCTGCACCCAACGGTGATGTCGCCACCCCTCCAGTAACAAGGGCTGCTGTAGCCATTCCCCCAGCCACGGTGCGCTGCTGCTGCTCCTGAGCAACCATCCGCTCTGCCCGAGCCGCTGGAATTTCAGACTGAGTAAATATCCCCCGGCAGAGCCGGGGGCTTTATCAAGTGAGCCGCTCAAAGCGGCTAAGAGGGGTCGCTAACGCGGCCCCATTTCATCGGTGCCACCTCATGGTGGCCACCCCTACCAAGGCAACATCTGCTCCAAGCGCTGGTCCTCCCTTTCTTGTCGACGGATGTATTCCCGCACTGTTGCTTCGTCGCGCCCCACGGTCGATACGAAATATCCTCGGGCCCAGAAATGCTGCCCAACAAAGTTCCGCTTCCTCTCTCCGTAGACTCGAGCCAGGTGAATGGCGCTCTTCCCCTTGATGAATCCGATCACCTGCGATACCGAATACTTCGGTGGAATTGAAATCAGCATATGGACATGGTCACCCATCAGGTGCCCCTCAATGATTCGGCTTTCCTTCTGCTCTGCCAGCTTCTTCAGGACTTCTCCAAGGTGCGGCCTCAACTTCTCGTAGATCGTCTTCCTCCGACACTTCGGCACAAAGACCACGTGGTACTTACACTCCCATCTGGAGTGGCTTAGACTTTCTTCTGAGTCCATCTCAGTTCTCCTCATGTGTGCTTGGCGGCTCACATGAAGATTTCTGCGGTGGACTCCTGTATATGTCAAACATCTACTGCCTCCCCGGCACAGCCGGGGGCTTTCCTATGAGTTGGTAAGGCTAAGAACACGCATCTGAGGCATATCAGCGATGGGATAGTCTTCCATCCCATTAGGGTCGATGTGCGTTACAGAGTTATTACGCACATACGAGTAAATATTCCAGCTCTGCGTCTCTTCAAAGTGCTGATCCCGCGCCGGGTCGGGACTCAGGAACCTGCCATACCAAGGCGCGTAGAATCTCGCCTGCATATAGATGAGCCCGCTTAGATCCGTTTGCTCATGGTTCGTGAAACCCTTGCCGAACTTTGCCGCGCTAATAGCATCTGTCAAAGATTCACCGAAGGGCAGGAATTTCTGCTCGGATTCTACCTGACCTTGTCCATTCACGATAAATCGGGGGCTCCCCAAGTGATCCGTCAGCGTGTAATGGGCGCCCTGGGCATCCACCTCCGCGATCTCCCGCGGGCCCACGTACACCACGTCTCGCGTCCACCTCACCACCCAGCCTTTTACTCGAATGGAGGCTAGCCCACTCTTGGCTGAGTCCTGGAGGCTGGTGGCGGTGATCGTGTAGTTTCCTGATTCCGCCGGCGCCGTGAACGTGCCATCCGCGGCGATGCTTCCGCCGGAGGCGGTCCACTTCACCCCGCTATCCGTAATCCCAAGACCCGACACCGACGCCGCGAACTTCAGAACTTCCCCGGGTTTCAATACCGCCGTATTCGGCGTCACGGTCACGCTCGATATCACAGCCTTCACCGTCACCTGCGTGCTGCTGGTCTTGGTCTGATCTGCCCGGCTCGCGGCCGTCACGGTGAACGTTCCCGCCATGGTCGCGGTGAACACCCCGTTCGCGTCGATGCTTCCCCCGCCGCTCACCGACCACTTCACCCCCAACTCCGCCGCCCCGCTCACCGTCGAAGTGAACCGCAACGTATCCCCCGCATTCACCGATGCATTGGCCGGCGAAGGCGTGCTCACTCCGATTGGGCTGACATTAACGGTCGCGGAGCCGGTCTTGCTCCCATCCTGTGTACTGGTCGCAGTTACCGTGTAGAGTCCTTCCACCAAAGGGGCAATGTAGATTCCGCTCCCATTGATGCTTCCTCCGCTGGCGCTCCAGCTCACCGCCCCGCTGGGAGCGCCCACACCTGAGACCGTCGCCGCAAACGTCGTCGATTCCCCCGCCTTCAGGCTGATGGTCGACGGGCTCAGCCTTACCTCCTGATGAAGATTAGGAGGTGCATGAAGGAGAAGAAAAGGACCCTATTATTGCGGCATCTTGATGCTAATAGAGTCTTCACATCCATCAGAAGAATGCGATTCATCTAAGGGCTCTCTCTCATCAAAACGGGGGTCCTTTTCGACCATTTTCTCCAACTCCTGGACGCACCGTATGAGTCGATCTACTTGTTTTGTTGTGAGCGATTTTTTCTCAAACTCGGTTCTTTCCCCAAATTTATCTGAGATTCGATGTGCTAGCCCCTTCTCTATGAAAAGTAATTTGATACGATCCGAGTCTGAAATATCCTTGGTCCCTTTAGTATATATAAATATGACATCAGTTATTACCTTCGACCAATGCCCTGTAGAGACCCAGCTATCCCCGTGGAAGGATAGAGGTCGTCCCTTCACCCGAGCAGTATCCACACAGGCAAGGCGAGCAAGAGTTTGTAATGCTTCTCTGTGTGTGATGTGCCCTTTTCTCCATGAAATATAGACACAATCAGATACGTTTTCTATTTTATCTATTTTTATCTTACTGAAATCCAATTTAATAGTCGCAGAATTTATCTCTAAGAGAAGAGGTGGGGCTAGGGAAGGTGGTTTAGGAATAGGCTGAATCATTGCAGCAACCATCAAGAATGAGTGAATCATTTTCTCTCCTCCTTCTCCTTCGCCTCTTCAGCTTTCTCAATTTCTCGCCTCTCTCGCTCTTGTTGGACGCGAGTATCGAACTCTGATTTGATTGCTTTCGTAGCAGTTACAGCACTCTTAACCGCATCAGAATTCAGACCGTCTTTTTCACTTTGCTGTTCAGCGTTGTGATGATCCAAGGCATCCCCTAAATGTATCAATCCACCCCATACCTGGAATTCTTCATGCTGTGGACTCGTCATATCTTGAACAAGATGGGTCACTTTACCCAGTTCTGCCATGGCACCTTTGTGATCGCCATCGGCTTCCTTTTGAACGGCTGAAGCCATGGCCTTTTCCTTATATGCCATCGCGGCCTTTTGCGCCTCTTCAGGTGTCTGTTTAGGCGACCTCATCCCATGCTGGTATGAATTCTTCTGCGACTGGGCTCCATGTAAGAGCGTAGTTCTTCCCCCGTCTACCCTCAAACTTGATCTATTAATCAATTTTAGATCTTTACCAGAAAAGACCTGCCGATTAATCAACTCATGCGTGGGAGTGGACCATTGTCCCGTAAAATCAACATTAGATACTGGCCCATTACGCACATAGCTATAAATATTCCAACTCTGCGTCTCTTCAAAGTGCTGATCCCGCGCCGGATCGGGACTCAGGAACCTGCCATACCAAGGAGCGTAAAACCGGGCTTGCATGTAGATGAGCCCGCTGGGATCAGTCTGCTCGTGGTTGGTAAAGCCTTTGGCGAACTTTGCCGCGCTAGTCGCATCTGTCAAAGACTCGCCGAAGGGCAGGAATTTCTGCTCGGATTCTACCTGACCTTGTCCATTCACGATGAACCGGGGGCTCCCCAGATGATCGGTCAGGGTGTAGTGAGCACCCTGGGTATCCACCTCCGCGATCTCCCGCGTTCCCACGTACACCACGTCCCGGGTCCACTTTACGACCCATCCCTTCACACGAATGGAGGCGAGCCCACTCTTGGCTGAGTCCTGGAGGCTGGTGGCGATGACCGTATAGTTTCCCGACTCGGCCGGCGCCGTGAACGTGCCATCCGCAGCGATGCTTCCGCCTGAGGCGGTCCACTTCACGCCGCTATCCGTGATCCCGAGACCCGACACCGAAGCTGCGAACTTCAAACTCTCGCCGGGTTTCAACACAGCCGTATTCGGCGTCACATTCACGCTCGAGATCACAGCCTTCACCGTCACCTGCGTGCTGCTCGTCTTGGTCTGATCCGCTACGCTCGCGGCCGTCACGGTGAACGTTCCCGCCATGGTCGCGGTGAACACCCCGTTCGCGTCGATGCTCCCCCCGCCGCTCACCGACCACTTCACCCCCGACTCCGCCGCCCCGCTCACCGTCGAAGTGAACCGCAACGTATCCCCCGCATTCACCGATGCATTGGCCGGCGAAGGCGTGCTCACTCCGATTGGGCTGACATTGACCGTCGCCGAACCTGTCTTGCTGCCGTCCTGAGTGCTCCGGGCCGTGACGGTGTACTGACCTTCCACGAGCGGCGCCGTATAGGCCCCACTCCCATTGATGCTCCCTCCGCTGACGCTCCAGCTCACCGCCCCGCTGGGACCGCCCACACCCGAGACCGTCGCCGCAAACGTCGTCGATTCCCCCGCCTTCAGGCTGATGGTCGACGGACTCACACTCACCCCGTTGACCACCGAATTCACCGTCACGTTCGTGCTGGCCTTGGCATTTGAATCCGCCAGGCTCTCCGCCGTCACCGTGAACGTCCCCGCCGCCGTCGCCGTGAACAGCCCCGAGGCGCTGATGCTTCCGCCTCCGCTCACGGACCACTTCACGCCCATCTCCACGGCATTGCTCACCACCGCCGCGAATTGCAGGGTGCTTCCCGCATTCACGGAGCCGTTCGTCGGCGTCGGGGTGCTCACGGAGATGGCCCCCACATTCACCGTGGCCGAACCCGTCTTGCTGCCGTCCTGGACGCTGGTGGCGATGACGCTATAGCTCCCCCCCGCGATGGGTGCCGTGTAGACCCCGCTGCCGCTGATGCTTCCGCCCGTGGCGTTCCAGGTGACGGCCCCGTTGGGGCCACCCAACCCCGAGACCGTCGCCCCAAACGTCGTCGATTCCCCCGCCTTCAGGCTGATGGTCGACGGGCTCACGCTCACTCCGCTGACGACTGAATTCACCGTCACGCTCGTGCTGGCGCTCTTGCTGGGATCCACGACGCTGGCCGCCGTCACCATGAAGGTTCCCGCCGCGGTGGCCGTGAACACGCCGTTCCCATCGATGCTTCCTCCCCC comes from the Geothrix sp. 21YS21S-4 genome and includes:
- a CDS encoding DUF4258 domain-containing protein — its product is MATSPLGAAIAGGGRAALGWLTSTGAAAWQGAKDLFSKGSQAAPVVQQEVQAVAQQVENPQSPLSFSAHALERMAERGVSQEAVTTAVEKGTTYFDKLNNTFTHVVQTANGKVLQVATSKQAGGNVVTTMVRSKFNDAVKLADGTERFVRK
- the tnpA gene encoding IS200/IS605 family transposase, which codes for MDSEESLSHSRWECKYHVVFVPKCRRKTIYEKLRPHLGEVLKKLAEQKESRIIEGHLMGDHVHMLISIPPKYSVSQVIGFIKGKSAIHLARVYGERKRNFVGQHFWARGYFVSTVGRDEATVREYIRRQEREDQRLEQMLPW
- a CDS encoding RHS repeat-associated core domain-containing protein → MSWSASGGSINGSGIYIAPLVEGLYTVTATSTQDGSKTGSATVNVSPIGVSTPSPANASVNAGDTLRFTSTVSGAAELGVKWSVSGGGSIDANGVFTATMAGTFTVTAASRADQTKTSSTQVTVKAVISSVTVTPNTAVLKPGEVLKFAASVSGLGITDSGVKWTASGGSIAADGTFTAPAESGNYTITATSLQDSAKSGLASIRVKGWVVRWTRDVVYVGPREIAEVDAQGAHYTLTDHLGSPRFIVNGQGQVESEQKFLPFGESLTDAISAAKFGKGFTNHEQTDLSGLIYMQARFYAPWYGRFLSPDPARDQHFEETQSWNIYSYVRNNSVTHIDPNGMEDYPIADMPQMRVLSLTNS
- a CDS encoding RHS repeat-associated core domain-containing protein; amino-acid sequence: MAGTFTVTAASVADQTKTSSTQVTVKAVISSVNVTPNTAVLKPGESLKFAASVSGLGITDSGVKWTASGGSIAADGTFTAPAESGNYTVIATSLQDSAKSGLASIRVKGWVVKWTRDVVYVGTREIAEVDTQGAHYTLTDHLGSPRFIVNGQGQVESEQKFLPFGESLTDATSAAKFAKGFTNHEQTDPSGLIYMQARFYAPWYGRFLSPDPARDQHFEETQSWNIYSYVRNGPVSNVDFTGQWSTPTHELINRQVFSGKDLKLINRSSLRVDGGRTTLLHGAQSQKNSYQHGMRSPKQTPEEAQKAAMAYKEKAMASAVQKEADGDHKGAMAELGKVTHLVQDMTSPQHEEFQVWGGLIHLGDALDHHNAEQQSEKDGLNSDAVKSAVTATKAIKSEFDTRVQQERERREIEKAEEAKEKEERK